From Bradyrhizobium symbiodeficiens, the proteins below share one genomic window:
- a CDS encoding branched-chain amino acid ABC transporter permease, with protein sequence MNTTIMLFLVQDGITNGAIYALLGLALVLVFAVTRVILIPQGEFVTYGALTYASLAAGQMPGTAKLALALGIGAFAFDLFVARKALHGRLIVRSALTNIVLPAIVLALTVYFAAQKPPVAVSIALSLVIVAMIGLYLYRVAFQPLAHTSVLVLLIASVGVHLALQGLGLLFFGAEGQRGPAVLSGAFTAGSLRFTGQSLTVYGITIAFIVGLWLFFGLTLYGKALRATAVNRLGARLVGIRTTLSGQIAFLLASVIGALSGIMIVPITTLYYDSGFLIGLKGFVAAIIGGLVSYPLTAVAALVVGLVEAFSSFYASNYKEVIVFMLLIPVLLLRSLAAPAVEEEKD encoded by the coding sequence TTGAATACCACCATCATGCTGTTCCTGGTGCAGGACGGCATCACCAATGGCGCGATCTATGCGCTACTCGGCCTGGCGCTGGTGCTGGTGTTCGCCGTCACCCGCGTCATCCTCATCCCCCAGGGCGAATTCGTCACTTATGGCGCGCTGACCTACGCTTCGCTGGCCGCAGGCCAGATGCCGGGTACGGCCAAGCTCGCGCTGGCGCTCGGCATCGGCGCCTTCGCTTTCGACCTGTTCGTCGCGCGCAAGGCGCTGCATGGCCGCCTGATCGTCCGCAGCGCCCTCACCAATATCGTGCTGCCGGCCATCGTGCTGGCGCTGACGGTGTACTTCGCCGCCCAGAAGCCGCCGGTCGCGGTCTCGATCGCGCTGTCGCTGGTGATCGTGGCGATGATCGGCCTCTATCTCTATCGCGTCGCATTCCAGCCGCTGGCACACACCTCCGTGCTGGTGCTGCTGATCGCATCCGTGGGGGTCCATCTGGCGCTGCAGGGCCTCGGCCTGCTGTTCTTCGGCGCCGAAGGCCAGCGCGGACCTGCGGTGCTGTCCGGCGCATTCACCGCAGGCTCGCTGCGCTTCACCGGCCAGAGCCTCACCGTCTACGGCATCACCATCGCCTTCATCGTCGGCCTCTGGCTGTTCTTCGGCCTGACGCTCTACGGCAAGGCGCTGCGCGCGACCGCCGTGAACCGGTTGGGAGCGCGGCTCGTCGGCATCCGCACCACGCTGTCGGGGCAGATCGCCTTTCTGCTGGCATCCGTCATCGGCGCGTTGTCGGGCATCATGATCGTGCCGATCACGACGCTCTACTATGACTCAGGCTTCCTGATCGGCCTGAAGGGCTTCGTCGCCGCGATCATCGGCGGCCTCGTCAGCTATCCTCTCACCGCCGTCGCGGCGCTGGTCGTCGGCCTCGTCGAGGCGTTCTCGTCCTTCTATGCCTCCAACTACAAGGAGGTGATCGTTTTCATGCTGCTGATCCCCGTGCTGCTGCTGCGTTCGCTCGCCGCGCCCGCCGTCGAAGAAGAGAAGGACTGA
- a CDS encoding TRAP transporter large permease has translation MSTDAVALIGFVSLFVLMLLRVPVGMAMGLVGVSGFAYLVNGNAALKLVGQTSMRTVTDYTFGVIPMFLLMGSFVSNSGMSRELFRAANGFVGHLRGGLGIATVGACGGFAAICGSSVATAATFSAVAYPEMRRFGYPQSFATGVIAAGGTLGAMLPPSTVLAVYGIITEQDIGKLFIAGIIPGLLAMSMYMITIFLIGYFRPDFLPKGKVTPWRERFAGLKEIWAPVLLFIFVIGGLYGLPYLPRFTPTEAGGVGAAGAFIIGVVTGRLDREKILASLLQATRTAAAVFTVLIGALIFGYFLTVTQTPQKVTEFLTGLGLGPYGVLALIMVMYLVLGCLMDAMAMIILTVPIIFPVITHLGFDPIWFGVIIVMTVELGLIHPPVGMNVFVIKSVVKDVSFSTIFKGVIPFVVTDLIRLVILIAFPLLATWLPTRMMAN, from the coding sequence ATGAGCACCGATGCCGTCGCCTTAATCGGCTTCGTTTCCCTGTTCGTCCTGATGCTGCTCCGCGTGCCCGTCGGCATGGCCATGGGCCTCGTCGGCGTCTCCGGCTTCGCCTATCTCGTCAACGGCAATGCGGCGCTGAAGCTGGTCGGCCAGACCTCGATGCGCACGGTGACCGACTACACCTTCGGCGTCATCCCGATGTTCCTGCTGATGGGCTCGTTCGTGTCCAATTCGGGCATGAGCCGCGAGCTGTTCCGCGCCGCCAACGGCTTCGTCGGACATTTGCGCGGCGGGCTCGGCATCGCCACCGTCGGCGCCTGCGGCGGCTTTGCCGCGATCTGCGGCTCCTCCGTCGCGACCGCCGCCACCTTCTCCGCCGTCGCCTATCCCGAGATGCGCCGCTTCGGCTATCCGCAATCGTTCGCCACCGGCGTGATCGCCGCCGGCGGCACGCTGGGCGCGATGCTGCCGCCCTCCACCGTGCTTGCGGTGTACGGCATCATCACCGAGCAGGACATCGGGAAGCTCTTCATCGCCGGCATCATCCCGGGCCTGCTGGCGATGAGCATGTACATGATCACGATCTTCCTGATCGGCTATTTTCGTCCCGACTTCCTGCCGAAGGGCAAGGTGACGCCGTGGCGCGAGCGCTTTGCCGGCCTGAAGGAGATCTGGGCGCCGGTGCTGCTGTTCATCTTCGTGATCGGCGGACTCTACGGCCTGCCCTATTTGCCGCGCTTCACACCGACCGAAGCTGGCGGCGTCGGCGCCGCCGGCGCGTTCATCATCGGCGTGGTGACCGGCCGGCTCGACCGCGAGAAGATCCTGGCGTCGCTGCTGCAGGCGACGCGCACCGCGGCCGCCGTCTTCACCGTGCTGATCGGCGCGCTGATCTTCGGCTATTTCCTCACGGTGACGCAGACGCCGCAGAAGGTGACGGAATTCCTCACCGGCCTCGGCCTTGGCCCCTACGGCGTGCTGGCGCTGATCATGGTGATGTATCTCGTGCTCGGCTGCCTGATGGACGCCATGGCGATGATCATCCTCACGGTGCCGATCATCTTCCCCGTGATCACGCATCTCGGTTTCGATCCGATCTGGTTCGGCGTCATCATCGTGATGACCGTCGAGCTCGGCCTGATCCACCCGCCGGTCGGCATGAACGTCTTTGTCATCAAGAGCGTGGTGAAGGACGTCTCCTTCTCCACGATCTTCAAGGGCGTGATTCCCTTCGTGGTCACGGACCTGATCCGCCTCGTGATCCTGATCGCCTTCCCGCTGCTGGCGACCTGGCTACCGACGCGGATGATGGCGAATTGA
- a CDS encoding pyridoxamine 5'-phosphate oxidase family protein, with translation MTTAVHTYASDVAFTPAVKAIQARKGSREAYGRVEQRGWRTEVDENLEAFLTDANSFYFATASADGQPYIQHRGGPKGFLKILDKQTLAFADYAGNQQFITQGNLSENPKAYIFVMDYAHRRRVKLWGEARVVEDDEALTASMMPKGYRARPEQVILFKIEAWDTNCPQHIPQKFDAGDVAAALAARDARIAELEAEVAALKGEAS, from the coding sequence ATGACGACGGCAGTCCACACTTATGCAAGCGACGTTGCCTTCACCCCCGCGGTGAAGGCGATCCAGGCGCGCAAGGGTTCGCGCGAGGCTTATGGCCGCGTCGAGCAGCGCGGCTGGCGCACCGAGGTCGATGAAAACCTCGAGGCCTTTCTCACGGACGCGAACAGCTTTTACTTCGCCACCGCATCGGCCGATGGCCAGCCCTATATCCAGCACCGTGGCGGCCCGAAGGGCTTCCTAAAGATACTGGATAAGCAGACACTCGCCTTTGCCGACTATGCCGGCAATCAGCAGTTTATCACCCAGGGCAATCTCTCGGAGAATCCAAAGGCCTATATCTTCGTGATGGACTACGCCCATCGCCGCCGGGTGAAGCTCTGGGGCGAGGCGCGCGTTGTCGAGGACGACGAGGCGCTGACAGCGTCGATGATGCCGAAGGGCTACCGCGCTCGGCCCGAGCAGGTGATCCTGTTCAAGATCGAAGCCTGGGACACCAACTGCCCGCAGCACATTCCGCAGAAATTCGACGCAGGCGATGTCGCCGCGGCGCTGGCGGCGAGGGATGCGAGGATTGCGGAGCTGGAGGCAGAGGTGGCGGCGTTGAAGGGAGAGGCGAGCTGA
- a CDS encoding TRAP transporter small permease: protein MKRSWMDRVIDTIEWIAAGFVGIVALDIFLSVLLRNTLNYSIPDSFDIGRLLLGILIFWGIAATSYRGTHITVDLVWGNVGPRQQRWIDVFATLVLLFVVTVQTWTLFDKVRGTYNDNVQTFDMHMPTWPFFAVAWIGDAAAVLLIAIRTYRLIFHPEDMHDPKLKATE, encoded by the coding sequence ATGAAGCGCTCCTGGATGGACCGCGTCATCGACACGATCGAATGGATCGCGGCCGGCTTCGTCGGCATCGTCGCACTCGACATCTTCCTGTCGGTGCTGCTGCGCAACACGCTGAACTACTCGATCCCCGACAGCTTCGACATCGGCCGCTTGCTGCTCGGCATTCTCATCTTCTGGGGGATCGCGGCGACCTCCTATCGCGGCACCCACATCACGGTCGACCTCGTGTGGGGCAATGTCGGGCCGCGCCAGCAGCGCTGGATCGACGTGTTCGCAACGCTGGTGCTGCTGTTCGTCGTGACCGTGCAGACCTGGACGCTGTTCGACAAGGTGCGCGGCACCTACAACGACAATGTCCAGACCTTCGACATGCACATGCCGACATGGCCGTTCTTTGCGGTCGCATGGATCGGCGATGCCGCAGCCGTGCTGCTGATCGCGATCCGCACCTACCGCCTGATCTTTCATCCTGAAGACATGCACGATCCCAAATTGAAGGCGACGGAGTAA
- a CDS encoding type II toxin-antitoxin system HicA family toxin produces the protein MNSRDIISALHRDGWVQVAQKGSHVQFRHPTKKGRVTVPHPKRDIALGTLKSIEQQSGLQLR, from the coding sequence ATGAATAGCCGAGACATCATCTCGGCCCTTCACAGGGATGGCTGGGTGCAAGTGGCTCAGAAGGGCAGCCACGTCCAGTTCAGGCATCCGACCAAAAAGGGCCGCGTGACGGTCCCTCATCCGAAGCGAGACATCGCGCTCGGAACGTTGAAGAGCATTGAACAGCAATCAGGACTGCAACTGAGGTAA
- a CDS encoding ABC transporter permease subunit yields MQSRFPIIVFALVMAAIPFVPGMPPFWIVLLDNIGLAALVAMGLVLLTGVGGLTSFGQAAFVGFGAYTTAVLSTAYGLSPWLTLPLSLVVSGSLAVLLGLITVRLSGHYLPLGTLAWGLGLFYLFSKLEFLGRNDGISAIPPLSIGTFKMLSPGSIYYAIWIAVIVSALLTMNLLDSRTGRAIRALRRGHVAAEAFGVHTPRAKLLVFIHAAVLAGLSGWLYAHLQRAVNPTPFGAQAGIEYLFIAVVGGAGYVWGGVLGAAIVVVLKEVLQSYLPLILPGSGQVETIVFGIMLVALLQLAPGGLWPWLMSFLPERTSGKKPDTSLKLEQRPRAPGQSGILLQVDKARKQFGGVVAVNNVSFDVQAREIVALIGPNGAGKSTTFNLITGVLSATSGSVSVLGRKVDKAPPQEIVKLGISRTFQHVKLVPDMTVLENVAIGAHLRGHSGPIASMLRLDRADEARLLAEAARQIERVGLVDQMHQLAGSLSLGQQRIVEIARALCVDPMLLLLDEPAAGLRHMEKQQLAKLLRDLRDGGMSVLLVEHDMGFVMNLADRIVVLDFGTKIAEGTPATIKTNPEVIKAYLGVAA; encoded by the coding sequence ATGCAGAGCCGCTTTCCCATCATCGTCTTCGCACTCGTCATGGCCGCGATTCCGTTCGTCCCGGGCATGCCGCCGTTCTGGATCGTGCTGCTCGACAATATCGGGCTTGCGGCCCTCGTCGCGATGGGCCTCGTGCTGCTGACCGGCGTCGGCGGCCTGACCTCGTTCGGACAGGCGGCCTTCGTCGGCTTCGGCGCCTACACCACCGCGGTGCTGTCGACGGCCTACGGCCTGTCGCCCTGGCTGACGCTGCCGCTGTCGCTTGTGGTCAGCGGATCGCTGGCGGTGCTGCTCGGGCTGATCACCGTCCGCCTCTCCGGCCACTATCTGCCGCTCGGCACGCTCGCCTGGGGGCTCGGCCTGTTCTATCTCTTCAGCAAGCTGGAATTCCTAGGCCGTAACGACGGCATCTCGGCGATTCCGCCGCTGTCGATCGGCACGTTCAAGATGCTCTCGCCCGGTTCGATCTATTACGCGATCTGGATCGCGGTGATCGTCTCGGCCCTGCTGACCATGAACCTGCTGGATTCCCGCACCGGCCGCGCCATCCGTGCGCTCCGGCGCGGCCATGTCGCGGCGGAGGCATTCGGCGTGCACACGCCACGCGCCAAACTGCTGGTGTTCATCCATGCCGCCGTGCTCGCCGGTCTCTCGGGCTGGCTCTACGCGCATCTCCAGCGCGCCGTGAACCCGACGCCGTTCGGCGCGCAGGCCGGTATCGAATATCTCTTCATCGCGGTGGTCGGCGGCGCCGGCTATGTCTGGGGCGGCGTGCTCGGCGCTGCGATCGTCGTGGTGCTGAAGGAGGTGCTGCAGAGCTATCTTCCGCTGATCCTGCCCGGCTCCGGGCAGGTCGAGACCATCGTATTCGGCATCATGCTGGTGGCACTGCTGCAACTTGCACCCGGCGGCCTCTGGCCGTGGCTGATGTCGTTCCTGCCGGAGCGGACCAGTGGCAAGAAGCCGGACACCTCGCTGAAGCTCGAGCAGCGACCCCGCGCGCCCGGCCAGTCCGGCATCCTGCTCCAGGTCGACAAGGCGCGAAAACAGTTCGGCGGCGTGGTCGCGGTCAACAACGTCTCCTTCGACGTCCAGGCCCGCGAGATCGTCGCGCTGATCGGCCCGAACGGCGCCGGCAAGAGCACGACCTTCAACCTGATCACCGGCGTGCTGTCGGCCACGTCAGGTTCGGTCTCGGTGCTCGGCAGGAAGGTCGACAAGGCGCCGCCGCAGGAGATCGTCAAGCTCGGCATCAGCAGGACCTTCCAGCATGTGAAACTGGTCCCTGACATGACCGTGCTGGAGAACGTCGCGATCGGCGCGCATCTGCGCGGTCATTCCGGGCCGATCGCCTCGATGCTGCGGCTCGACCGTGCCGACGAGGCCAGATTGCTCGCCGAGGCAGCCCGCCAGATCGAGCGCGTCGGCCTTGTCGACCAGATGCATCAGCTCGCAGGCAGCCTTTCGCTCGGCCAGCAGCGCATCGTCGAGATCGCCCGGGCGCTCTGCGTCGATCCGATGCTGCTGCTGCTCGACGAACCGGCCGCCGGCCTGCGCCACATGGAGAAGCAGCAGCTCGCCAAGCTGCTGCGCGACTTGCGCGACGGCGGCATGAGCGTGCTCCTGGTCGAGCACGACATGGGCTTCGTGATGAACCTCGCCGACCGCATCGTGGTGCTCGATTTCGGCACCAAGATCGCCGAAGGCACGCCCGCCACGATCAAGACCAATCCCGAAGTGATCAAGGCCTATCTCGGAGTGGCGGCATGA
- a CDS encoding ABC transporter ATP-binding protein: MSALLSVTDAHVAYGKVEAVRSVSLEVGQNQIVTIVGANGAGKTTLLSAIIGILPLKGRVTFAGQDLARLDIEDRVAMGLGLVPEHRELFVTMNVEDNLELGAFRIEKRKAKASMERVYTLFPRLKERRKQLAGTLSGGEQQMLAMGRALMGEPKLLMLDEPSLGLAPIIVADIFRIVTELRASGVSVLLVEQNAQAALKIADQAYVMELGEFVLSGKASDIAANERVAASYLGFHHEGESVI; this comes from the coding sequence ATGAGCGCGCTGTTGTCCGTCACCGACGCACATGTCGCCTATGGCAAGGTCGAGGCGGTACGCTCGGTCTCGCTCGAGGTCGGCCAGAACCAGATCGTCACCATCGTCGGCGCCAACGGCGCCGGCAAGACCACGCTGCTGTCGGCTATCATCGGCATCCTGCCGCTGAAAGGCCGCGTCACCTTTGCGGGGCAGGATCTCGCCCGGCTCGACATCGAGGACCGCGTCGCGATGGGGCTCGGCTTGGTGCCTGAGCACCGCGAATTGTTCGTGACCATGAATGTCGAGGACAATCTGGAGCTCGGCGCCTTCCGCATCGAGAAGCGCAAGGCGAAAGCATCGATGGAGCGCGTCTACACGCTGTTTCCGCGACTGAAGGAACGCCGAAAGCAGCTCGCCGGCACGCTCTCCGGCGGCGAGCAGCAGATGCTCGCGATGGGTCGCGCGCTGATGGGCGAACCGAAGCTGCTGATGCTGGACGAGCCGAGCCTCGGGCTTGCGCCGATCATCGTCGCCGACATCTTCCGCATCGTCACCGAGCTGCGCGCCAGCGGCGTCTCCGTGCTGCTGGTCGAGCAGAATGCGCAGGCCGCGCTGAAGATCGCGGACCAGGCTTACGTGATGGAGCTCGGCGAGTTCGTGCTCAGCGGCAAGGCCAGCGACATCGCGGCGAACGAGCGGGTGGCAGCCAGCTATCTCGGCTTCCATCATGAAGGCGAGAGTGTGATCTAG
- a CDS encoding DUF3237 domain-containing protein, with product MTTPTLETKYVFTVTARIGDVVTAGETGIGVRRIIPIVGGEVTGAISGKVLPFGADFQTIRPNELIDLEAKYAFETDDGAIVYVENKGMRFGPVELLQKLKRGEPVDPRLIYFRTVPKFETGHENYRWLMECIFVGSAARHADRVVIDVHQVM from the coding sequence ATGACCACACCGACGCTCGAGACCAAATACGTCTTCACCGTCACCGCGCGCATCGGCGACGTCGTCACCGCCGGCGAGACCGGGATCGGCGTTCGCCGCATCATTCCGATCGTCGGCGGCGAGGTGACAGGCGCGATCTCAGGAAAGGTGCTGCCGTTCGGCGCCGACTTCCAGACCATTCGCCCCAACGAACTGATCGATCTCGAAGCCAAATACGCGTTCGAAACCGACGACGGCGCCATCGTCTATGTCGAGAACAAGGGCATGCGCTTCGGTCCGGTCGAGCTCCTGCAAAAGCTCAAGCGCGGCGAGCCGGTCGATCCCAGGCTGATCTACTTCCGCACCGTGCCGAAATTCGAGACCGGGCATGAGAACTATCGCTGGCTGATGGAGTGCATTTTCGTCGGCTCGGCCGCGCGCCATGCGGACCGCGTCGTGATCGACGTGCATCAGGTGATGTGA
- a CDS encoding TRAP transporter substrate-binding protein: MRKACLALLLAASVTPAFAQDKTFDLKVSHWVPASHPLQKSLEDWVAAVNKDSGGTITGKVFPAQQLGKAFDHYDMARDGIADVTYVNPGYQPGRFPIIGAGELPFLISDAKGGSMGLDAWYRKYAEKEMKDVKYCLAFVHSPSSFHSKTKKIVMPEDVKGMKIRPAHATMANFVTSLGGTNVQSSAPEVRDIIERGVADGVTFPWGSLVLFGIDKVTKYDMEAPLYTTTFVFVMNKDKYNAMSDKQKAAIDKNCSTEMAGVVGEHWGKFEDAGIDKVKAESGHEVYKLTPEQTAAWKKAAEPLVKTWSEGAKKTGADPDAALAELKASLKKYNALAE, from the coding sequence ATGAGGAAAGCCTGTCTGGCTTTGCTGCTGGCAGCAAGCGTGACGCCTGCGTTTGCGCAGGACAAGACCTTCGACCTGAAGGTCTCGCACTGGGTGCCGGCCTCGCATCCGCTGCAGAAATCATTGGAAGACTGGGTAGCCGCGGTGAACAAGGATTCCGGCGGCACTATCACGGGCAAGGTGTTTCCGGCCCAGCAGCTCGGCAAAGCGTTCGACCATTACGACATGGCGCGCGACGGCATCGCCGACGTCACCTATGTCAATCCCGGTTACCAGCCCGGCCGCTTCCCGATCATCGGCGCCGGCGAGCTGCCGTTCCTGATCTCGGATGCCAAGGGCGGCTCGATGGGCCTGGACGCCTGGTATCGCAAATATGCCGAGAAGGAGATGAAGGACGTCAAATATTGCCTGGCGTTCGTCCACTCGCCCTCTTCGTTCCATTCCAAGACCAAGAAGATCGTGATGCCCGAGGACGTGAAGGGCATGAAGATCCGCCCGGCGCACGCCACCATGGCGAACTTCGTGACATCGCTCGGCGGCACCAACGTGCAGTCCTCCGCGCCTGAGGTCCGCGACATCATCGAGCGCGGCGTCGCCGACGGCGTCACCTTCCCCTGGGGTTCCCTGGTGCTGTTCGGCATCGACAAGGTGACCAAGTACGACATGGAGGCGCCGCTCTACACCACGACCTTCGTGTTCGTAATGAACAAGGACAAATACAATGCGATGTCCGACAAGCAGAAGGCCGCGATCGACAAGAATTGCTCGACCGAAATGGCCGGCGTGGTCGGCGAGCACTGGGGCAAGTTCGAGGATGCCGGCATCGACAAGGTGAAGGCGGAATCCGGCCACGAGGTCTACAAGCTGACGCCCGAGCAGACCGCCGCCTGGAAGAAGGCCGCCGAGCCGCTGGTCAAGACCTGGTCCGAGGGCGCGAAGAAGACCGGCGCCGATCCCGATGCCGCGCTCGCGGAGCTCAAGGCCTCGCTGAAGAAGTACAACGCGCTGGCGGAGTGA
- the pobA gene encoding 4-hydroxybenzoate 3-monooxygenase, translating into MRTKVAIIGAGPAGLLLGQLLHAYGIENVILERQSPDYVLGRIRAGLLEEGTVGLLDRIGAGARAHAEGLVHEGIELAFSGRRHRIDMKGATGKTVMIYGQTEVTLDLMNARKAAGLTSVYEARDVQPHDFDGSHPRVTWVKDGVTHTLDCDFIAGCDGFHGVSRASVPVTAIEEFERIYPFGWLGILSETPPVSHELIYSNHARGFALCTMRSTKRSRYYVQCSLDDHVDQWPDDRFWDELKRRLDQEAADSLVTGPSIEKSIAPLRSFVAEPMRFGRMFLCGDAAHIVPPTGAKGLNLAASDAHYLSSALREFYDEKSGAGLDAYSATALARVWKAVRFSWWMTSMLHKFPDNGTIGARIQLAELDYVTQSQAAMTSLSENYVGLPF; encoded by the coding sequence TTGCGGACAAAAGTCGCAATTATCGGGGCGGGACCGGCAGGATTGTTGCTGGGGCAACTGCTGCACGCTTACGGCATCGAGAATGTCATCCTGGAGCGGCAGAGCCCGGATTACGTGCTCGGCCGGATCCGCGCCGGCCTTCTGGAAGAGGGAACCGTCGGGCTGCTCGACCGGATCGGCGCCGGCGCGCGGGCGCATGCCGAGGGTCTGGTGCATGAAGGCATCGAGCTCGCCTTCTCCGGCCGCCGTCACCGCATCGACATGAAGGGTGCGACCGGCAAGACGGTCATGATCTACGGCCAGACCGAGGTCACGCTCGATTTGATGAATGCGCGGAAAGCTGCGGGTCTTACTTCGGTCTACGAGGCCAGGGACGTGCAGCCGCACGATTTCGACGGCAGTCACCCGCGCGTAACCTGGGTGAAGGACGGCGTCACCCACACGCTGGATTGCGATTTCATCGCCGGTTGCGACGGTTTTCACGGCGTCAGCCGCGCCAGCGTGCCCGTAACGGCGATCGAAGAGTTCGAGCGGATCTATCCGTTCGGCTGGCTCGGCATTCTGTCGGAGACGCCGCCGGTCAGCCATGAGCTGATCTACTCCAACCACGCCCGCGGCTTTGCGCTTTGCACCATGCGCTCGACGAAGCGCAGCCGCTATTATGTGCAGTGTTCGCTCGACGATCATGTCGACCAATGGCCGGACGACCGTTTCTGGGACGAATTGAAGCGCAGGCTCGACCAGGAGGCGGCCGACAGCCTCGTCACGGGCCCCTCGATCGAGAAGAGCATCGCGCCCCTGCGCAGCTTCGTCGCCGAGCCGATGCGCTTCGGCCGGATGTTCCTGTGCGGCGATGCCGCCCACATCGTGCCGCCGACCGGCGCCAAGGGCCTGAACCTCGCCGCCAGCGACGCGCATTATTTATCGAGCGCGCTGCGCGAATTCTACGACGAGAAATCCGGCGCCGGCCTCGATGCCTATTCCGCTACGGCGCTCGCGCGGGTCTGGAAGGCCGTGCGCTTCTCCTGGTGGATGACCTCGATGCTGCACAAATTCCCCGACAACGGCACCATCGGTGCCCGCATCCAGCTCGCCGAGCTCGATTACGTCACGCAGTCGCAGGCCGCGATGACGTCGCTGTCGGAGAATTACGTGGGATTGCCGTTTTAG
- a CDS encoding LysR family transcriptional regulator, with amino-acid sequence MDRLEAMHVFVTVADLSGFAPAARKLHLSPSAVTRLIAALEEHLGARLLQRTTRQVRLTDVGTRYLERARRILADVEEADGSAREERNRPSGRLVVSAPVGFGRLHVGPVMTAYLKRYPEVGAELRLSDHLVNLVEDAVDVAVRIGHLADSTLVARQVGEMRRIVVATPGYLKRHGEPKTPEALLQHQTIQFGPTAGWHFVQDGRDIEVTPSPRFISNSADAALQYAEAGGGVTRVLAYQAAEGLKRGRLKIVLAKYEQPALPIHIIYPTSRLLSAKVRAFVDLVVETAEWRFG; translated from the coding sequence ATGGACCGCCTCGAAGCCATGCACGTCTTCGTCACCGTAGCCGATCTCAGCGGCTTCGCACCGGCGGCGCGCAAGCTGCACCTGTCACCCTCGGCCGTGACGCGGCTGATCGCGGCGCTGGAGGAGCATCTCGGCGCCCGGCTGTTGCAGCGGACCACCCGGCAGGTGAGATTGACTGACGTGGGCACGCGCTACCTGGAGCGCGCGCGGCGGATCCTCGCCGATGTCGAGGAGGCCGACGGCTCCGCGCGGGAGGAGCGCAACCGGCCGAGCGGACGGTTGGTGGTCTCGGCGCCGGTCGGCTTCGGCCGGCTGCATGTCGGGCCGGTCATGACGGCCTATCTCAAACGCTATCCCGAGGTCGGCGCGGAATTGCGCCTGTCCGACCATCTCGTCAATCTCGTGGAGGACGCCGTCGATGTCGCGGTGCGGATCGGTCATCTCGCCGATTCCACGCTGGTAGCGCGCCAGGTCGGCGAGATGCGGCGGATCGTGGTGGCGACGCCGGGTTATCTGAAGCGCCACGGCGAGCCGAAGACGCCGGAAGCTTTGCTCCAACACCAGACCATCCAGTTCGGCCCAACCGCCGGCTGGCACTTCGTGCAGGACGGCCGCGACATCGAGGTCACGCCATCGCCCCGCTTCATCAGCAACAGCGCCGACGCCGCCCTGCAATACGCCGAGGCCGGCGGCGGCGTGACGCGCGTGCTGGCCTATCAAGCCGCCGAGGGGCTGAAGCGCGGACGGCTGAAGATCGTGCTGGCGAAATACGAGCAGCCGGCACTGCCGATCCACATCATCTACCCGACCTCGCGCCTGCTCTCGGCCAAGGTGCGCGCGTTCGTCGATCTCGTGGTGGAAACGGCGGAGTGGAGGTTCGGGTGA
- a CDS encoding PaaI family thioesterase yields MTNTDIPAGFEPHFRKAPLTDPWEPLYSSKTDKAVIIGLRLATPHTNARGLIHGGLIAALADAAMGYSCAQATGWTTSFVTISLSVDYVGFAEIGQWLAIEGEAIKTGSTICFAQCLAKADDAVIARASGTFRVVPKKQ; encoded by the coding sequence ATGACCAACACCGACATTCCCGCCGGCTTCGAGCCGCATTTCCGCAAGGCTCCGCTCACCGATCCCTGGGAGCCGCTCTACTCCAGTAAGACCGACAAGGCTGTGATCATCGGCCTGCGCCTGGCAACACCGCACACCAATGCGCGGGGATTGATCCATGGCGGTCTGATCGCGGCGCTGGCCGATGCGGCCATGGGCTACAGCTGCGCGCAGGCGACGGGCTGGACGACGTCGTTCGTCACGATCTCGCTCTCGGTCGACTACGTTGGCTTCGCCGAGATCGGCCAGTGGCTCGCGATCGAGGGCGAGGCGATCAAGACCGGCAGCACGATCTGCTTCGCGCAGTGCCTGGCGAAGGCCGACGATGCCGTGATCGCGCGGGCCAGCGGGACGTTTCGCGTGGTGCCGAAGAAGCAATGA